In Fibrobacter sp. UWB13, the genomic window ATTCCTAGAATCAACTAGAGCACCATAAGAATCGCGAGTTCCCTTCAGCGTAATCGGTCCAGCAACATCAAAAGTCGGCCTATACTTGCCGTTTGAATTTCCAATGAAGAAATCCCTGACGCTTCCGCTCATGTTGTAGTTGGAATAGCCTTCCTGATTAAGAAAATTCAGGTATTCTTCCTGGGCATTACTGCGATTGAACTTGACATCGCTAAACTGCACCAGAATGACAAGCCCGCGAACATCACCTTCCTTTTGAACGGTATTCAAAGTAGGCTGCTTTGGCCAGTTGGTATTTTGCACAGGGTCTTCGGGCTGAGTCCAACCACCCCAACCCCAGCCGCCCCATTCATTAGCCTTTTGCGGATCATCTGTAGAAGACTGAAGCATCATGGGCCCCAAAGAAGAGTCCGCCTGCTGTTCTTGGAGCTGTTTCAACCGCTTTTCGCGGAATTTTTCCAAAATTTGGCGAGAATCGCGTTTTTTGAGGAAGTTTTTCTCTTTTGCACCACGTTTGGACTTTGCATGAACCCTCATGCCCGTCTTTTGGCCATGTTCGTCGGCATAATTCCAATAACCAGCGGAATCACGGACAACGAGCACACTATCTTCGCCTGTCAGCGTATAGTTAAAATGCTCGTTTCCAACCTTTCTAATCTGCACAACAGAGCCATCGGGCTGCGTTGAATTGATTAAAAACGGTGCAGCTTTAACGGCCCACACGGATGCGGAGCCGACTAAAGACCCAATCAATATGCACTTCCACCAACTCATACTATAAACATATATTCAGAATCGGGGATGTGCAAAAAAGCAATGTGTTTTTTACATGTTTTCCGTTGACAGAACGCCAACAGGCCGCAATAACCGCGACAAAAAGTTACAGTACCCTACATTTTCGACAATGCAAGCAAGGCACCACCACAAAGAATGACAGAAACTGCAATGGCAAGCTTAATTCGCTCCGGTTTTGTCGGGTATTCGTGAAAAACCACCACTCCCCAAAGCAAGTTCACCAGCAAGTTCAATTGCGTGAGCGGGTAACCAACGGCATAGCCCAAAGCGCCATTCGAATCGATTGCCCAGAAGCAGCCATGTTGCCCAATAACCCAGAGGACACCCATAAGCATGGACGTCACAGACGGAGCAAGGCCATATTCAAAAAGAGCACGGCGCTTTATACTCAAAATTGCAACCAAAAGTTCAGCGGATACAAAAATGCCCAAGGCAAACGAGCCCATGAATTCGAGTATGGGGACTTCGGCAAACTTGTACGGGATAAGGAACAGCCCAAAGATGAGACCGCCCAAAAGCGAGCGCCAATTTCTAAAGACATTTCCCTGAGGAGGAGCAAGCTTACTGAGACCAAAAAGCAAAAGAAGGATTGCCGGGATCGAGAAATAAAGCAAGGTCGATTCCGAGAAAATGAGCACACCCGTCACAAACGAGGCAAGGATGCTTACGCCCATCGAGCGCACACCGGCACCCGTCAAGTCCTGTTCCGCCTTGACCGCCCAGAAGCAAAATGCGCCAGCGCAAACCCAAAGGAACCCGCAAAGGATACCCACCGGCAAAAAGCGGAACGAGTCCGTTGCAAAAGAAATGCAAAGCTGTCCGAGGAACATGCCCAACGCCATGCAGGAGAGGTAAGCCCACGACGAGAACTTGGACCAAGCCTTGAGAGGGACCATGTAAGTGCCGAACGCAAAGACGGCAAGGACGAGACCAACGTAACTATTTCCCAATGCAGAACCCCGCAAATATTTGTTGTAAAACGTCTTCGGACGAGATTTCGCCCGTTATACTCTGGAGCGAACGGCGCACCAGTTGCATTTCGAAAGCCAAAAGTTCCACCGCCGGATTCGTGCGGATAAGGTTCAGCGCACGGTCGATACCCGCAAGAGCTTCTTCGAGGCAAGT contains:
- a CDS encoding GRP family sugar transporter, which translates into the protein MGNSYVGLVLAVFAFGTYMVPLKAWSKFSSWAYLSCMALGMFLGQLCISFATDSFRFLPVGILCGFLWVCAGAFCFWAVKAEQDLTGAGVRSMGVSILASFVTGVLIFSESTLLYFSIPAILLLLFGLSKLAPPQGNVFRNWRSLLGGLIFGLFLIPYKFAEVPILEFMGSFALGIFVSAELLVAILSIKRRALFEYGLAPSVTSMLMGVLWVIGQHGCFWAIDSNGALGYAVGYPLTQLNLLVNLLWGVVVFHEYPTKPERIKLAIAVSVILCGGALLALSKM